Below is a genomic region from Mycolicibacterium neworleansense.
CGAAACAAGGGATCAAATCCGGTCGATCAAAACCGCGTTACGAATTCGGCCAGGACGTCGGTCACCGCGGCGATGGCGCTTCGTGAGATCACCTCGTAGCCGTGCGTACTGAGGGTGGGCAGGCACAACAGCCCGGCCTGGGGCGAGAGCCCGGAAGCTTTCGTGTGTGACGCATCAGACTCGAAGGCGCCGAGCACCGCGGCCTGTGGCGAATAACCGAGCTCCCGTGCGATTTCACACAGGCGATCGGCTACGCCTTTGTCATACACGCACTGCGCGTCGCTGTACGCCACTATCGGCCCGCCGGTAACCGTTGTGCCGTACTCCGCCTCGGTCGGTCCGACTTCCACCGCCAGCGTGAGATCCCCGGGCAGGGTCCGGCAGGCGTGGGCCGCTCCGACCCCGCCGACCTCTTCGTTCGTCGTGAAAACCAGGTACAGGTCGCCGGCCGGGCCCCGGCCGGTGTCACGCAGCCGGCGGGCGAGCAGGATCAGGGCGAGTACGGCGGCACGATCGTCCATGAAATAGCAGCCGACATACTCGCCCACCTCGATCAGTTCACGCTTGCTCCGATCGATGCAGACCCTGGTGCCCGGCCCGACCCCCGCCTTGGCCAACTGTTCGGGCTCCAGGCCGGTGAATACGTAGACGTCTGGCCAATCCAGCGCCTTGTCACCCTGGTCCGGCTTGGTCTGCCAGACGTGCTGGGTCTCCTGGGTGGTGTGCTCTGAGCCCAAAGCGAGGACTCCGCACAGGGTTTCGTCGTTGCCCAGAATCGCGACCGGGCCCAGACCGAAATTGGCCGGGTACATCGTGCCCAGCGGGGTCAGTCGCAGCGTGCCGTCCGGCTCGATTCGTTTGACGAGCATGGACAGTTCATCTAGGTGGGCCAGCACCCGGGTGGTCGCGGCGTCTTGCTCTGATCCTTTGATGAGCGCGACAAGGTTACCGGCGGCGTCGGTCGAGAGTCCGTCGACGAGGTGTTCCAATTCTCGGCGGCAGACCGCGCGAACCTGGTCTTCCTGGCCGCAGGGCCCGTATGCCGACAAGAGTTCCTGCAACAGCGCACGTTCGAACCCGTCATTCAGCTCGGCCACACCTGCTGGATTGCCGGCGGAGCCGAACTGGAAACCTCCCGGTCGCTCAGGTGATCACCGCGGCGCGGATCGCTCCGGGAACGGGTCGTTGGAGAAGTCGATCTGGGCTGCCGGATTGCTGATTGCGGTGACGAGGCCGGTGCCGAACGCCCCGGCACTGTCGAACAGCGTCGACGCGCCCACGGCGATGCCTTCGGCGGCCAGGTGTGAATCGGCCTGCACCCCGATCCACTCGTCGACGGGCAGCCGCGACAATGCCACCGTCAGGTCGCCGTTGATGTAGCCGACGCCGGCGGTGCCCAGGTTCGTCACCAGGCTGGTGCCCTCGGCCGCCATCGCCGCCCGCACGAACGGCGAGTTCGCTTGCCCCTGCACCACGGTGATGGTCCGGTTCATGAACCGCTTGCGGGACGCGTTCTGATGCTCGGCGATGGCGCGACTCCAACCGCCCGCGTCACTGCCCATATACGTCGTCCGGTCCTCGTCGAGTGCGGCCGGCGGTTCAAAGCCGGTCGCTGCGGACCATTCCTCACCACGCGGGGGTGCGCTCAACCGGTATTGCACCAGCGTGGCGCGTGCCACGGTCACGCCGTCCTGTACGAGCTCGCATTCAGAGTTGCGCACTCGCCGGCCATCGCGGACCAACGCCACCTTCGTGGTGGTCGGCACCCCGCGCGCGGCCTTGAACAAGTCGACCGTCAACCGGGCCGGCAGGAACTCGGGCAGGCCGAACGCCGACTCCAGCGCCCGTGCGGCCAAACCCACGAGCGCCGGGCCGTTGAGGTGGTCCTCACCCCAGTGGCTCTGCGCAAAGCGGGTCGGCTGGAACCGGTCCTGCTCGGACTGCACGAAATGGGCGTCAACCTCGGTCATCGGCGAATCGTCGCATATGGGCTAACTAAATTTGTCGGCGGGGATCACGAAGCGCTGCGGGCGCTCAACCACCGCTGCTGGAGCCGGATGAAATGAGCGTCGACGACGGCGCCGTGCCCGGGCACGAACACGGCGTCCTGCCCGCCCGCGGCCAGTACCGCCTCCAGCGTCGCCGGCCAGGCCGCGAGATCGGAATCGGCGTCGACGACCGGATCACCAGACTGCTCGATGAGGTCCCCGCAGAACACCACGGTGTGCTTGTCCGGCACGGTGACGATCAGGTCGTGGGTGGTGTGGCCCCGGCCGGGGCTGCAGATGCTCACGGTCCGGACACCGAGATCGATACGGCCGTCGCATAATTGGTGCGTGGCGACCGGCAGCCCCGTGATCGCCTGGTCGACCTCGTCGGCGGCTGCGCCATGGCTCACCGCGTCCGTGCGCAGATGCGTCCGGCCGGAGTCCATCGTGGCGGCAACTTCTGGTGCGCAATAGATTTCGGCATCTTTGAACCAGGAGCAGCCGAGGATGTGGTCAAAATGATTGTGGGTCAGGACGATATGGCCGACGCGCTGGCCCGTCAGCGCTTCGACATCGGCCTCGATGCCGCGAGCCTCGGCCAACGTGGTGCCCGAATCTATTAACAGGGCGTGCGTGCTGCCGCTGACCAGTCCGACCGTGACATCGAGAAACGGCAAGCGGGTGCGCCATATGCCCCCGCCCAACTGTTCCCAGTCGTAATTCACTGCCCACCGTCGATGCCGGCAATGTGTCGCACGCCTGCGAAGCTACTCCCATGCGCCGCCTCCTGTTCTGTGTTTGTGTCCTCGTCGCGATCGCCTGTGGCATCGCGATCCCGCCGGCGAGCGCAGCCTGCAGGGCCGTTACGGACTGCGACTTCGCCGAACGCATCGCGGCCGCAGACGCCTATCTTGCGACCCGTCCCGGCACCGTCGGATACGTGTTGCGCGACCGCGCCACCGGTGCCGTCTACCGGAACGCTCACGCCGGCGAACAGGTGTGGACGGCGTCCACGATCAAGCTCGGCATGGTGGTCGACCTACTGGCCAGGCAACGTGCCGGCACCGTGTCGCTGACCGATTCGGACCGCGCGTTGATGGCGGCCATGCTGCACTCATCCGACGACGACGCCGCCGACACCCTGTGGTCCCGGTACGGCGGCGCCGACCACCAAGCGTTCAACGCCGATTTCCCGGCCTACGGCCTGACGGGGCTACAACCGCAGCGCGGGTACAGCCGCATCTATCCGTACTGGGGCTTTCAGAAGGCCACCCCAGAGGATCTGGACCGCTTGATGGCGTACACGCTGACCAGCCTTCCCGCGGCCGAGACCGCAGGCATCGTGGATGCGCTCCAGCATGTGGACGCCAACCAGCAGTGGGGTGTCTGGGGCGCCGGACCGGAGATGGATCCCGGCAACAAGGACGGCTGGTCACTCGAACAGGGCGGCTGGGTCGTCAACAGCGTCGGTTTCGCCGGACCGCAGCAGCGCTACACCTTGGCCATCATGAACGCGCTCGGTGATCAGGGCGGCTATGACGACGGCGTTCAGACCACCACTCACCTCAGCGAACTGCTCCTGGCCGGGCGACGGTGAACTGACCGCACAGGTTTGCCGTAGCGGGCTGTGGGAACTCCTAGCCCATGTTGATCAGACGAATCGCCCGCCCCATGCTGTCTGCGACCTTCATCGCCCGAGGTGTTGACACCCTGCGCGACCCGAGCACCTCCACCGAGTCGACGCGCCGAACCCTGGGCGCCCTGAGCTCATTACCCGGTCCGGTCGGAGCCGAGGTACCGAACAATGCGAACACGGTCGCCCGCGTCAATGCCGCGGTCCAGATCGCAGGTGGGCTGCTGCTGGCGGCCGGGCGAGCGCCCCGGCTGACGGCGGCTGCCCTGGCTGTCACGATGATCCCGAACAGCATCGGTTCGCAGGCGTTCCTGAAGGATTCGGATCCAGAACAGGCCGCGCGGCATCGCCGCGAGTTGCTCACCGATGTGAGCCTGCTCGGCGGTCTGATCATCGCCGCGGCCGACACCGCCGGCAAACCGTCGCTGGCCTGGCGCGGACGCCGGGCCGCACGCCAGGTGTCGGCCAGCGTGGCCGCTGCCGTTCCGGG
It encodes:
- a CDS encoding MBL fold metallo-hydrolase codes for the protein MNYDWEQLGGGIWRTRLPFLDVTVGLVSGSTHALLIDSGTTLAEARGIEADVEALTGQRVGHIVLTHNHFDHILGCSWFKDAEIYCAPEVAATMDSGRTHLRTDAVSHGAAADEVDQAITGLPVATHQLCDGRIDLGVRTVSICSPGRGHTTHDLIVTVPDKHTVVFCGDLIEQSGDPVVDADSDLAAWPATLEAVLAAGGQDAVFVPGHGAVVDAHFIRLQQRWLSARSAS
- a CDS encoding M42 family metallopeptidase, which gives rise to MAELNDGFERALLQELLSAYGPCGQEDQVRAVCRRELEHLVDGLSTDAAGNLVALIKGSEQDAATTRVLAHLDELSMLVKRIEPDGTLRLTPLGTMYPANFGLGPVAILGNDETLCGVLALGSEHTTQETQHVWQTKPDQGDKALDWPDVYVFTGLEPEQLAKAGVGPGTRVCIDRSKRELIEVGEYVGCYFMDDRAAVLALILLARRLRDTGRGPAGDLYLVFTTNEEVGGVGAAHACRTLPGDLTLAVEVGPTEAEYGTTVTGGPIVAYSDAQCVYDKGVADRLCEIARELGYSPQAAVLGAFESDASHTKASGLSPQAGLLCLPTLSTHGYEVISRSAIAAVTDVLAEFVTRF
- a CDS encoding class A beta-lactamase-related serine hydrolase, whose translation is MRRLLFCVCVLVAIACGIAIPPASAACRAVTDCDFAERIAAADAYLATRPGTVGYVLRDRATGAVYRNAHAGEQVWTASTIKLGMVVDLLARQRAGTVSLTDSDRALMAAMLHSSDDDAADTLWSRYGGADHQAFNADFPAYGLTGLQPQRGYSRIYPYWGFQKATPEDLDRLMAYTLTSLPAAETAGIVDALQHVDANQQWGVWGAGPEMDPGNKDGWSLEQGGWVVNSVGFAGPQQRYTLAIMNALGDQGGYDDGVQTTTHLSELLLAGRR
- a CDS encoding DoxX family protein; protein product: MLSATFIARGVDTLRDPSTSTESTRRTLGALSSLPGPVGAEVPNNANTVARVNAAVQIAGGLLLAAGRAPRLTAAALAVTMIPNSIGSQAFLKDSDPEQAARHRRELLTDVSLLGGLIIAAADTAGKPSLAWRGRRAARQVSASVAAAVPGVAAGGDTLADSAIAEKIGHSLAVGAERGRELADAAVERASELASELAQLAREHGPEVADAARARAGEFALVARERAPELAEAARERSAALADLARTQLDQRRDR
- a CDS encoding acyl-CoA thioesterase domain-containing protein, encoding MTEVDAHFVQSEQDRFQPTRFAQSHWGEDHLNGPALVGLAARALESAFGLPEFLPARLTVDLFKAARGVPTTTKVALVRDGRRVRNSECELVQDGVTVARATLVQYRLSAPPRGEEWSAATGFEPPAALDEDRTTYMGSDAGGWSRAIAEHQNASRKRFMNRTITVVQGQANSPFVRAAMAAEGTSLVTNLGTAGVGYINGDLTVALSRLPVDEWIGVQADSHLAAEGIAVGASTLFDSAGAFGTGLVTAISNPAAQIDFSNDPFPERSAPR